In Vigna angularis cultivar LongXiaoDou No.4 chromosome 8, ASM1680809v1, whole genome shotgun sequence, the DNA window aTTTTTGTACAGAAGACCTCAcgtaaaaaatgtaaaacacctctctaaccctttaatcaaaatataggcaatacACAATAAGACCAAcaacaagaatcccctctcttgtcgtctaacccctttgaggcaccctcaaagtcaagaacacacacgttcttcttcctgtagtcaAAATAGGGaactcaaaccaatcttcaagagattacaAAATCTGATCACGCGGTAACACCAAAATGTGCAAATTAATCAGTCTTTGAAAAACATCAGTCTtactcttcaagaaatcacaagttgttGATTACCACGAtcaatcttgtttcttggagcttttcctctctttttgtAAGATCACAACTTTCTGTAAAGGATATGAAATTGTTAGAATCAcaagttcttacagaattcaaatatGCATCAAATAATAGTATAACATATCagacacattttaatcgattgagCTACTAACGTAATCGAATATAACAATCAGTTATAACAGATTTAGCAGCAGTCAAACAAAtgattgaatgtacaattaatgcaatcgactatcatttaatgcttggtcaacatatttaatatatgaccgttatgttagttgttacaaacatttaacaaattttcaaaacatcaactaaCTTATTCAAATACAAAGAGCATGCATTTGATTAAGTGAAATCTTTTTgcacaattttgaaaacttttctctttgaaaaatctcacagcacacttcaAAAAAgattgtgcaaacacacgagttttaatcgattcaccccataatgtaatcgacttaaaactgttgttttgccacacatttaaagttcaactaTAGTGCTTGTaatttcctttttcaaaaacatgTCATGAATacacatatataaaattacatatttaacacagtgatatgcaatgaacaacaaaAACATGTTCTCAGATATGCTTTAATAGATTTAACAcattaagaaaaaacatataatatgttgttgtaattagagaaaaccttactaagtatttttctataattatttaggtATGAGGTGCCTAACTTAGGGGTGCCTAACATAGGAGGTGCCTAACataggaggtgcctaacttagaggtgcctaacttaaggaggtgcctaacttttactcctataaatacattagtatgttgtaataatatgtattgaaataaatatagttcTACATGTTTCTcaagatggtatcagagctcccgATCTTGGGAGCTCTGTTTCCGCTGCACTGATAAGCTACCAGCCACCAGCAACAGCAGCTATCCAGCCACTTCAACTGTAGCAGAAACTATTGGAATCACTGATAGGATAGAAAGGGACGCCTATCTGCAGCAAACACAACATTGCAAATCGCTCCGGAGAAGACGTTGCCACGTGCCGCCACGCGCCGCCACGCACAACCAGCCTTGCCGGCGCGTGTAGCCCACGCGCCTAGTTCCGGCGAGACCCACTCGACGCCGACGTCACAGAAGGAGTCGCCGGAGCCTCCTCATTCCGTTACAAGGGCCGGTGACAACCCATTTTGGCTCAGATCGGAGTAAATCTGAGTTTTGAAGTACTGCTCCATATTATTCTGTGTAGCCCACACTGTTTTCCACTGCCCAGGCTGTTTTTCCGCTGTCCGACGCCTTGTGCCGCTGTCCGACGCCTTGTGCCGCTGTTCGACGCCTTGTGCCGCTGTCCGACGCCTTGTGCCGCTGTCCGGCACCGTTTGTCGCTGTCCAGGCCGCGTTTGTCGCTGTCCAGACACCGTTTGttgctgtccaggcgccgtttgtCGCTGTCGACACTGTTTggcgctgtccaggcgccgtttgccgctgtctggcaccgtttgccgctgtctgGCGCCATTTGCCGCTGTCCGGCACCGTTTTCCACTGTTTCGTCAGCAGATAGGGTCCCCAGATTGCATTCCCAAGGATGTCTGAGGTAAAATTTATTCCTTTGGGTCCTAATGATCTTCCAAATATGATAGGTGCCTATCGGTTGGATGGGCGGAATTTCTTACAATGGAGCCAGTACATTCGAAGGATTCTCAAGGGTCGTTCAAGACTAGACCACATAGATGGTGGAGGACCAGAACCAGATGACTCAAACTTCCTAATGTGGGACAATGAAGATTCACTAATTATGACTTGGATGTGGCATTCCATGGTTCCTAAGATAAGTCGAAATTACATGTTTCATTCTTCTGCCAAGGAGATATGGGATGATTTACAAaatactttttcattaaaaaaggatTTTGCTGCATGTTATGACATTGAGAGCaggatatttaatacaaaacagGGCTCACATTCTGTATCAGAATATCATGGAATTTTGAATGGTCTTTGGATTGAATTAGATCAATACCAAACAATAAAGATGTGTAAGACAGATGCTGCCGCACATGCTGAAGTCATGGAAAGAGGaagaatctttaaatttctccATGGCCTAAATCAAGAGTATGACCCAATTAGGGTACAGATCttaggaagagaaaaattatcTTCCTTATCAGAAGTATTTTTTATGGCAAGAGGAGAAGAAACTCGAAGAGCTCTCATGCTTGATGGGGGGATCTCCAACACAGGCTCTGCCATGACAACCGGAAAGGGATTCCACAAAGGAACGAGCACTGGAGGAAAGTCATTTGAAAGAGGAAATCGTGGAGATTATTATACTGGAGGAAAGTCATTTGAAACAGGAAATCGTGGAGATTATTGTTCATTTTGTAGAAGATCTGGACATACCAAAGAAACATGCTTCAGACTCCATGGGAAAAGTAATGTTCTAGAGCGTATGAGGAATAACAAAGGGCCTACTCAAAAATGGGTAAATCACACTACCTCAGAACAGGAAGCCACCAATCAATCTAATGTTTCTCCACCACCAGATCTTGACATGAAAGCTTATAAGGAAGAACTCGACCGCTTGAAAGCAATGGTTGAATCAATGAGTAAGCCCTCTGGATCATGTACTCTGTCCATGAAAGGTAAGATTTGTCTCAATACTGTTGGTAATATGACTCAAGGTATTTGGATTCTTGATTCAGGAgcaactgatcatatgacaccttGTCGTGTGTCTTTCAACTCATATGATGAAAGCAGTAAAGAACAACTTATTACTGTTGCGAATGGTCAGGGTATACCTATATGTGGCTTTGGGAATATAGTTTTGGAATCATCCATTATATTAAAGGGCGTTTTACATGTTCCACAATTAGCCAATAATCTTATCTCTGTGCAAAAACTCAcaaaggatttaaattgttcagtaaTATTTTTCTCCACTCATTGTGTTTTTCAGGATCTTGCCACGGGGAAGACGATTTTAACTGCTAAGGAGCAAAGTGGGTTGTATCTATTAGAGACTAATGACCAAAGCACAA includes these proteins:
- the LOC128193503 gene encoding uncharacterized protein LOC128193503 isoform X2, translated to MSEVKFIPLGPNDLPNMIGAYRLDGRNFLQWSQYIRRILKGRSRLDHIDGGGPEPDDSNFLMWDNEDSLIMTWMWHSMVPKISRNYMFHSSAKEIWDDLQNTFSLKKDFAACYDIESRIFNTKQGSHSVSEYHGILNGLWIELDQYQTIKMCKTDAAAHAEVMERGRIFKFLHGLNQEYDPIRVQILGREKLSSLSEVFFMARGEETRRALMLDGGISNTGSAMTTGKGFHKGTSTGGKSFERGNRGDYYTGGKSFETGNRGDYCSFCRRSGHTKETCFRLHGKSNVLERMRNNKGPTQKWVNHTTSEQEATNQSNVSPPPDLDMKAYKEELDRLKAMVESMSKPSGSCTLSMKGSCHGEDDFNC
- the LOC128193503 gene encoding uncharacterized protein LOC128193503 isoform X3, which produces MSEVKFIPLGPNDLPNMIGAYRLDGRNFLQWSQYIRRILKGRSRLDHIDGGGPEPDDSNFLMWDNEDSLIMTWMWHSMVPKISRNYMFHSSAKEIWDDLQNTFSLKKDFAACYDIESRIFNTKQGSHSVSEYHGILNGLWIELDQYQTIKMCKTDAAAHAEVMERGRIFKFLHGLNQEYDPIRVQILGREKLSSLSEVFFMARGEETRRALMLDGGISNTGSAMTTGKGFHKGTSTGGKSFERGNRGDYYTGGKSFETGNRGDYCSFCRRSGHTKETCFRLHGKSNVLERMRNNKGPTQKWVNHTTSEQEATNQSNVSPPPDLDMKAYKEELDRLKAMVESMRSCHGEDDFNC
- the LOC128193503 gene encoding uncharacterized protein LOC128193503 isoform X1, with protein sequence MSEVKFIPLGPNDLPNMIGAYRLDGRNFLQWSQYIRRILKGRSRLDHIDGGGPEPDDSNFLMWDNEDSLIMTWMWHSMVPKISRNYMFHSSAKEIWDDLQNTFSLKKDFAACYDIESRIFNTKQGSHSVSEYHGILNGLWIELDQYQTIKMCKTDAAAHAEVMERGRIFKFLHGLNQEYDPIRVQILGREKLSSLSEVFFMARGEETRRALMLDGGISNTGSAMTTGKGFHKGTSTGGKSFERGNRGDYYTGGKSFETGNRGDYCSFCRRSGHTKETCFRLHGKSNVLERMRNNKGPTQKWVNHTTSEQEATNQSNVSPPPDLDMKAYKEELDRLKAMVESMRATDHMTPCRVSFNSYDESSKEQLITVANGQGSCHGEDDFNC